The following proteins are encoded in a genomic region of Takifugu rubripes chromosome 9, fTakRub1.2, whole genome shotgun sequence:
- the fibina gene encoding fin bud initiation factor a: MSRAELCARCLRPPVQTQLVRERQRRCVMDPVPLLLILLASLPLSPAVYSGPLQAEITNGTFHHFFVPDGDYEETEDLEQCQMLFKFSDMHPCGGSEERDSAVRDDLIIAKLQAEDAARLLEGIGRTVEQDLDGEDTYGKFLQRELSQIGEAFSSVDKSLMELEGKFKQSQETELREEQQLNGYVMKQVGDIRDTLRKTTDISAGLKDKQELLSLIVRSHGTRLSRLKTEYLNMGS, from the coding sequence ATGAGCAGGGCTGAGCTGTGTGCGCGCTGTCTCCGTCCTCCAGTGCAGACGCAGCTCgtcagagagaggcagaggaggtgcGTGATGGATCccgtcccactgctgctcatccTGCTCGCATCTCTGCCGCTCAGCCCGGCCGTCTACTCCGGGCCCCTCCAGGCGGAGATAACCAACGGAACCTTCCACCACTTCTTTGTTCCGGATGGAGATTACGAGGAGACCGAGGACCTGGAGCAGTGCCAGATGCTCTTTAAATTCTCGGATATGCATCCGTGCGGGGGCTCAGAGGAGCGGGACTCCGCGGTCCGGGACGACCTCATCATCGCCAAACTGCAGGCGGAGGACGCGGCGCGGCTGCTGGAGGGCATCGGGCGCACCGTGGAGCAGGACCTGGACGGGGAGGACACTTATGGCAAGTTCCTCCAGCGGGAGCTGTCCCAGATCGGCGAGGCTTTTTCCAGCGTGGACAAATCTctgatggagctggaggggAAGTTCAAGCAAAGCCAGGAGACggagctgagagaggagcagcagctgaacggCTACGTCATGAAACAAGTGGGGGACATCAGGGACACGCTGAGGAAAACCACCGACATCTCCGCGGGACTGAAGGACAAACAGGAGCTGCTGTCTCTCATTGTCCGCAGCCACGGAACCAGACTGAGCCGCCTGAAGACGGAGTATCTAAACATGGGCTCCTAG
- the tmem276a gene encoding transmembrane protein 178B — MAAMRILTVAGLFLAFCALGLIAIAISTDSWYETDARRHRERCKSYSSRRNDPGYIYTSNNNLPLRMLPKDANARSGGSGISTGMLLRAKRHFLPPAPAMESHCSRQYNSTITGLWRKCHREGFDLETEDLIFKGLVPRCTPIKYYYSSSALPRNLPINLTKTIRQDEWHALHLKRMTASFIGMAISIILFGWIIGMLGCCKEHDLMQYVAGLLFLMGGTCCIISLCTCVAGINFELSRYPRYMFGIPEDISHGYGWSMFCAWGGLGLTLLAGFLCTLAPSLYPPHTPVVHKPRPENGCV; from the exons ATGGCTGCTATGAGGATTTTAACCGTGGCGGGGCTCTTTTTAGCCTTCTGCGCTCTGGGGCTGATAGCCATAGCGATCAGCACTGACAGCTGGTACGAGACGGACGCCAGGAGGCACCGGGAGCGCTGCAAGAGTTATTCCAGCAGGAGGAACGACCCCGGCTACATTTACACCTCCAACAACAACCTCCCGCTCCGGATGCTGCCGAAGGATGCGAACGCCAGAAGTGGGGGCTCCGGCATCAGCACTGGAATGCTGCTGCGGGCTAAACGgcacttcctgcctcctgcccCAGCCATGGAGTCCCACTGCAGTCGGCAGTACAACTCCACCATCACCGGACTGTGGAGAAAGTGCCACCGAGAGGGCTTTGACCTGGAGACGGAGGATTTGATCTTTAAAG GATTGGTTCCGCGCTGCACGCCAATAAAATACTACTACTCATCATCGGCGCTGCCCAGAAATCTGCCAATCAATTTGACGAAGACAATAAGGCAGGACGAGTGGCACGCGCTCC ACCTGAAAAGGATGACCGCCAGTTTCATAGGCATGGCCATATCAATCATCCTGTTCGGCTGGATCATAGGCATGCTGGGCTGCTGTAAGGAACATGATTTGATGCAGTACGTCGCCGGACTTCTCTTCCTCATGGGAG GAACATGCTGCATAATCTCCCTGTGCACATGCGTGGCCGGCATCAATTTTGAACTCTCCCGCTACCCCCGCTACATGTTCGGGATACCAGAGGACATCAGCCACGGTTACGGCTGGTCCATGTTCTGCGCTTGGGGTGGACTGGGCCTTACATTGCTGGCCGGTTTCCTGTGCACCCTCGCCCCGTCTCTgtaccccccacacacccctgTGGTACACAAGCCCCGGCCGGAGAACGGCTGCGTGTGA